The Comamonas testosteroni genome contains the following window.
ATCCATAGGCGCTGCCAGTTCGCAGAACTGCGCCAGGATTGATGTGTTTTGATGGCTATCCCCTTACTCATGAAGGGTGGGCAGCTAGCAATTACGGAGCAAGTGATCCGGATGGCCTTGATTCGCAAACCCAGCACTGGCGCGGGGTGATGAGCTGCTTGCAAAATGGATCCACCATGCTGACCTTTGCAGATATCCAAGCCGCCGCTGCGCGCCTGAATGGCGCCGTCCTTCAAACCCCTTTTGTGGAATCACGCACGCTCTCGCAGATCACGGGGGCACAGGTCTACCTCAAGTTCGAGAACCTGCAGTTCACTGCATCCTTCAAGGAGCGTGGCGCGCTGAACAAGCTGCTCATGCTCAGCGATGCCGAGCGCGTGCGCGGCGTGGTCGCCATGAGTGCGGGCAATCATGCTCAGGGCGTGGCCTATCACGCTCAAAGGCTGGGTTTGCGAGCCGTCATCGTCATGCCGCGTTTCACTCCCGGTGTGAAGGTGGAGCGCACGCGTGGCTTCGGTGCCGAGGTAGTGCTGCATGGCGACACATTGGCCGAGGCGCGTGCCCATGCCTATCATCTGGCGCAGGAGCAGCAGCTGACCTTTGTCCATCCCTATGACGATGAAGCGATTGCTGCCGGCCAGGGCACACTGGCGCTGGAAATCCTGCAGGCACAGCCCGATCTGGATGCGCTGGTCATTGCCATTGGCGGCGGCGGTCTGATTGCGGGCATTGCCACGGCGGCCAAGGCCATCAAGCCCGAGATGGAGATCGTGGGTGTGCAGACACAGCGCTTTCCTTCCATGGTCAATGCGTTGCGCCACACCGACCTTCCCATGGGGACTTCGACGATCGCCGAGGGCATTGCGGTGACCCAGCCCGGCATCATCACCCAGGAGGTGGTGCAGCGTTGCGTGGACGATTTGTTGCTGGTGGACGAAGGAGATATAGAGCAGGCCGTGCTCATGCTGCTGGAGATCGAGAAGACCTTGGTCGAAGGTGCGGGGGCGGCGGGTCTTGCGGCCTTGCTGCGCTATCCCGCTCGCTTCAAGGGCCGGAAAACAGGCCTGGTGCTGTCGGGTGGCAATATCGACCCCATGCTGCTGGCTGCCATCATCGAGCGTGGCATGGTGCGCTCCGGTCGTCTGGCGCGTGTGCGCGTCAGTGCGCGCGACGTACCAGGCGTGCTGGCCCAGATCACGGCCACGGTGGCCGGAGCCGGCGCGAATATCGAGGAGGTCCATCACCAGCGTGCTTTCACCATGCTGGCTGCGCAGAATGTGGAGATCGAGTTCGTGCTGCAGACACGTGGCCACGCCCATGTGGGCGAGGTGCTGGAGCAACTGCGTCGCGCAGGCATGGAGGCGGCTCTGGTGTGACGCTGGAGCCGCAGGCCTTGCTCAGGCCTGCAGGGGCGTGATCTTCTTGATCAGCGGAGTCACCAGGTCCATGGGCAAGGGGAACACCACGGTGGTGTTCCTGTCCGCGCCGATCACGGTCAGCGTCTCCAGGTAGCGCAGCAAGATGGCCTGAGGCTCCTGCGCCAGAACTTTCGCGGCCTGAGACAGCTTTTCCGAAGCCTGCAACTCGCCTTCGGCGTGAATCACCTTGGCGCGGCGTTCGCGCTCGGCCTCGGCCTGCCGCGCGATGGCCCGGATCATGGATTCGGTCAGATCGACCTGCTTGATCTCCACGTTCGAAACCTTGATGCCCCAGGTGTCGGTTTGCGCATCCAGCGCCTGCTGGATGTCCAGGTTCAGCGATTCACGCTCTGCCAGCATCTCGTCGAGCTGATGCTTGCCCAGTACGGAGCGCAGCATGGTCTGCGCGAGCTGACTGGTGGCCTCCAGATAATTGACCACCTGGATCACCGCCTTCTCCGCATCCACCACGCGCAGATAGATCACGG
Protein-coding sequences here:
- a CDS encoding slipin family protein codes for the protein MVSASFLFWLILLMLVIGLGTASIRIFREYERGVVFTLGRFWKVKGPGLIFIIPAIQQVVRVDLRTVVLEVPAQDVISRDNVSVKVNAVIYLRVVDAEKAVIQVVNYLEATSQLAQTMLRSVLGKHQLDEMLAERESLNLDIQQALDAQTDTWGIKVSNVEIKQVDLTESMIRAIARQAEAERERRAKVIHAEGELQASEKLSQAAKVLAQEPQAILLRYLETLTVIGADRNTTVVFPLPMDLVTPLIKKITPLQA
- a CDS encoding threonine ammonia-lyase, coding for MLTFADIQAAAARLNGAVLQTPFVESRTLSQITGAQVYLKFENLQFTASFKERGALNKLLMLSDAERVRGVVAMSAGNHAQGVAYHAQRLGLRAVIVMPRFTPGVKVERTRGFGAEVVLHGDTLAEARAHAYHLAQEQQLTFVHPYDDEAIAAGQGTLALEILQAQPDLDALVIAIGGGGLIAGIATAAKAIKPEMEIVGVQTQRFPSMVNALRHTDLPMGTSTIAEGIAVTQPGIITQEVVQRCVDDLLLVDEGDIEQAVLMLLEIEKTLVEGAGAAGLAALLRYPARFKGRKTGLVLSGGNIDPMLLAAIIERGMVRSGRLARVRVSARDVPGVLAQITATVAGAGANIEEVHHQRAFTMLAAQNVEIEFVLQTRGHAHVGEVLEQLRRAGMEAALV